One genomic window of Corynebacterium diphtheriae includes the following:
- a CDS encoding DUF3040 domain-containing protein has translation MALSDHELRALREIERSLLAEDPKFGASVNGVGVNGGLGIGVLRSVSIMVLGLVMLVGGVALSQHTLWFIVLAITGFIVMLAGGIWFVRGSRGGGELSVSAPRGSKNMSQKTKGGIADRMEENFRKRFEG, from the coding sequence GTGGCGCTTTCTGATCATGAGCTGCGTGCGCTCAGGGAGATTGAACGATCTCTTTTGGCTGAGGATCCCAAATTTGGCGCCTCTGTTAATGGGGTAGGAGTTAATGGCGGTCTAGGCATCGGAGTTTTGCGCTCTGTGTCCATTATGGTGTTGGGCCTCGTTATGCTGGTTGGTGGAGTGGCTCTTAGTCAGCACACTCTCTGGTTTATTGTATTGGCGATCACAGGATTTATCGTGATGCTAGCGGGAGGTATCTGGTTTGTTCGTGGTTCTAGGGGTGGAGGAGAATTATCTGTTTCGGCTCCGCGAGGATCTAAGAACATGTCGCAGAAAACTAAAGGCGGAATCGCCGACCGGATGGAAGAGAACTTCCGTAAGCGTTTTGAAGGATAA
- the rsmH gene encoding 16S rRNA (cytosine(1402)-N(4))-methyltransferase RsmH, with the protein MTHGEPQEFSFDVEENHGHVPVLRARMAELIAPKVTAMGSDAVIIDGTLGAGGHSKYFLESFPEARVIGLDRDTNSLASARERLKEFGDRFLGIHTRFDRFAPKLEELAQSGNPIAATALEQGISGALFDLGVSSMQLDQAERGFAYRVDAPLDMRMDNTIGITAADVLNTYSHGELARILKTYGDERFAGKIASAIVREREKEPFDTSARLVELLYATIPAATRRTGGHPAKRTFQALRIEVNRELESLEKVLPEITQRLATGGRAVFMSYQSLEDKIVKRYFVDISTSKTPPGLPMELPEYAPKFKVVTRGAEKATDAEIEENPRAASVRVRAIEAL; encoded by the coding sequence ATGACTCACGGTGAGCCGCAAGAGTTTTCGTTCGATGTTGAGGAAAACCATGGTCACGTCCCAGTTCTTCGAGCCAGAATGGCTGAGCTGATTGCGCCTAAGGTTACAGCGATGGGGTCAGATGCTGTCATTATTGATGGCACTCTTGGCGCTGGTGGGCACAGCAAGTATTTTCTTGAAAGCTTCCCAGAAGCTCGAGTTATAGGCCTCGATCGTGATACTAACTCTTTAGCTTCGGCGCGCGAACGACTAAAAGAATTTGGAGATCGATTCCTCGGTATTCACACCCGTTTCGATCGATTTGCCCCGAAATTAGAGGAACTGGCTCAATCTGGAAACCCCATTGCAGCTACTGCATTGGAGCAAGGTATCAGCGGTGCACTTTTCGACCTCGGGGTTTCATCAATGCAGCTTGATCAAGCAGAGCGAGGATTTGCCTACCGTGTTGATGCGCCACTAGACATGCGCATGGATAACACGATCGGGATCACTGCAGCTGATGTGCTGAATACCTATAGCCATGGCGAGCTAGCGCGAATCCTTAAAACCTATGGTGACGAGCGTTTCGCAGGAAAAATTGCAAGTGCAATAGTCCGAGAGCGTGAAAAAGAACCATTTGACACTTCGGCTCGGCTAGTTGAGCTGCTTTATGCGACGATTCCTGCAGCTACGCGTCGTACCGGTGGTCATCCAGCCAAGCGAACATTCCAAGCGCTTCGGATCGAGGTCAACCGAGAATTGGAATCTCTAGAGAAAGTACTTCCTGAGATTACGCAGCGTTTGGCTACAGGTGGACGAGCAGTGTTCATGTCGTACCAGTCGTTGGAAGACAAAATTGTCAAACGTTACTTCGTAGACATTTCTACTTCGAAAACGCCGCCAGGGCTTCCCATGGAGCTACCGGAATATGCGCCCAAATTCAAAGTAGTGACCCGTGGTGCAGAAAAAGCTACTGACGCGGAAATCGAGGAAAATCCTCGCGCTGCATCAGTAAGAGTTCGAGCAATCGAAGCTCTGTAG
- a CDS encoding UDP-N-acetylmuramoyl-tripeptide--D-alanyl-D-alanine ligase: protein MIDLTVEQIAGILGGTLTQGTDPETVVTGPVEFDSRKVSEGSLFVALAGSRVDGHDFVPAALESGAAAALVAHPVKIDSGLAPAIVVPPATGQQQSANSYATEHDEDGSIAAVLQGMGLIARKVIDTLTAQGLTVMGVTGSAGKTSTKDMLASILSNQAPTVAPPGSFNNEIGHPYTALRCTEQTRYLVAEMSARGIGHIAHLAQIAPPKIGVVLNVGTAHLGEFGSREIIAQAKGELAEALPHDGVAVLNADDDLVAGMRTRTDAKVITFSANSQDADVYATDIELDDYARARFTLHIGEAENVVTLQVAGQHQVSNALAAAAAAYAAGITIDDIAEALSSHLGASAHRMALMHRSDGATIIDDAYNANTESMRAGLTALSTTAHNKSFKGEASHAWAVLGPMSELGEESVAAHEEIGRLLGELNVHGLIVVGDSADSLALADGARRSNVTTLMARDTAEAADLLDQNMGSADVALVKASNAYRLWETAEILASK from the coding sequence ATGATTGATCTGACTGTTGAACAGATCGCAGGTATCTTGGGTGGAACACTCACACAAGGCACTGATCCAGAAACCGTAGTGACGGGGCCTGTGGAATTTGACTCGCGTAAGGTATCGGAAGGTTCTTTGTTTGTGGCGTTGGCCGGATCGCGTGTCGACGGCCATGATTTCGTGCCAGCTGCGTTAGAAAGTGGCGCTGCAGCAGCATTGGTAGCGCATCCTGTGAAGATCGATTCTGGATTAGCGCCCGCTATTGTGGTGCCACCTGCGACTGGTCAACAGCAATCGGCCAACAGTTACGCAACTGAACATGATGAAGACGGTTCAATTGCGGCTGTTCTCCAAGGTATGGGACTTATTGCGCGAAAAGTCATCGATACGTTGACTGCTCAGGGGTTAACCGTCATGGGTGTTACTGGTTCGGCAGGGAAAACCTCGACCAAAGACATGTTGGCGTCAATTCTGAGTAATCAGGCCCCTACCGTGGCTCCTCCTGGATCTTTCAATAACGAGATCGGGCATCCGTATACAGCTTTACGCTGTACCGAACAGACCCGTTATCTAGTAGCGGAGATGTCTGCCCGCGGCATTGGCCACATAGCGCATCTAGCACAGATTGCCCCTCCTAAAATCGGTGTTGTGCTCAATGTTGGCACCGCGCATCTAGGCGAATTTGGTTCGCGCGAAATTATTGCTCAAGCCAAAGGCGAATTAGCGGAGGCACTTCCTCACGACGGTGTGGCTGTACTTAATGCAGATGATGATCTCGTTGCAGGCATGCGTACTCGAACTGATGCGAAGGTGATCACTTTTTCCGCGAATTCGCAGGACGCGGATGTTTATGCCACCGATATTGAACTTGACGATTATGCGCGTGCTCGTTTTACCCTCCACATCGGCGAAGCGGAGAACGTCGTAACGCTCCAAGTTGCTGGCCAGCATCAAGTTTCCAATGCACTGGCAGCTGCAGCGGCGGCATATGCGGCAGGCATAACCATTGACGATATTGCCGAAGCATTGAGTAGCCACCTTGGCGCTTCTGCGCACCGTATGGCTCTTATGCACCGTAGCGATGGCGCAACCATCATTGATGATGCTTATAACGCCAACACTGAGTCGATGCGTGCCGGTCTTACGGCGCTTTCCACTACTGCTCACAACAAGTCATTCAAGGGCGAAGCCTCGCACGCGTGGGCAGTGTTGGGTCCCATGAGTGAGCTAGGGGAGGAGTCGGTTGCGGCACACGAAGAGATTGGCAGGCTCCTCGGTGAGTTGAATGTGCATGGATTAATCGTTGTCGGAGACTCTGCTGATTCTTTGGCATTGGCAGATGGAGCCCGACGCAGCAATGTGACTACACTTATGGCTCGCGATACCGCAGAAGCAGCAGATCTCCTTGATCAGAATATGGGTTCTGCAGACGTAGCTCTTGTAAAAGCATCTAATGCATATCGTTTGTGGGAAACCGCAGAGATTTTAGCTTCAAAATAA
- the mraY gene encoding phospho-N-acetylmuramoyl-pentapeptide-transferase produces the protein MTQIIIAGAVGLLASIFVTPILIRRFSAEGLGQEIREDGPKSHLRKRGTPTMGGIAILIGITVAYAVTGIVGQVTGTGGFTASGLLVLGLTLALGGLGFADDFIKLYMGRNLGLNKKAKLIGQLAISLIFGALILLFPNADGLTPGSSHLSFLRDLPTVDLAIGPKAVGIAIFLLFIYILISAWSNAVNLTDGLDGLAAGSTAIVMGTYTVITFWQFRNSCSAGAQPGCYDVRDPLDLAILAAAGLGACLGFLWWNAAPAKIFMGDTGSLALGGLVAGLSVASRTELLMIIVGALFVLEAASVVIQVAGYRTKKIRIFRMAPFHHHFENGGWAETTVVIRFWLIAAVAALIGASIFYGEWLSLTGV, from the coding sequence ATGACCCAGATCATTATTGCGGGCGCTGTGGGCCTTTTGGCGTCGATCTTTGTTACACCCATTTTGATTCGGCGTTTTAGCGCCGAGGGGCTGGGGCAAGAGATCCGTGAAGATGGTCCTAAATCGCATTTGCGCAAGCGCGGCACCCCCACCATGGGTGGTATCGCAATCTTGATCGGTATCACCGTTGCTTATGCAGTCACGGGGATCGTGGGTCAAGTAACCGGAACTGGTGGTTTCACAGCCTCTGGTTTGCTGGTTTTAGGCTTGACACTTGCACTCGGTGGTCTTGGTTTTGCTGATGACTTTATCAAGCTCTACATGGGGCGCAACCTTGGTTTGAACAAGAAAGCTAAGTTGATCGGACAGTTGGCGATTTCACTTATCTTTGGTGCGCTCATTCTTCTTTTCCCTAACGCTGATGGACTAACCCCAGGATCTAGTCACTTAAGCTTCTTGCGTGATTTGCCCACAGTTGACCTTGCCATTGGGCCTAAGGCAGTAGGAATCGCAATTTTCCTTCTGTTCATTTACATTCTGATTTCTGCATGGTCTAACGCAGTAAATCTAACCGATGGCTTGGATGGCTTGGCAGCGGGCTCAACTGCCATCGTGATGGGTACGTACACCGTTATTACGTTCTGGCAGTTCCGGAACTCATGCTCGGCAGGAGCACAACCTGGCTGTTACGACGTCCGTGACCCATTAGATCTTGCAATTTTGGCTGCTGCTGGTTTGGGCGCGTGTTTGGGCTTTTTGTGGTGGAATGCTGCTCCCGCCAAGATCTTTATGGGAGATACCGGTTCTCTCGCGCTCGGTGGCCTCGTTGCGGGATTGTCCGTGGCTTCTCGTACAGAGCTTCTCATGATTATTGTTGGTGCTTTGTTTGTACTCGAAGCTGCTTCGGTGGTTATCCAGGTCGCGGGTTACCGAACAAAGAAGATTCGTATTTTCCGAATGGCTCCGTTCCATCATCACTTTGAAAACGGTGGTTGGGCCGAAACAACTGTAGTGATTCGATTCTGGCTGATCGCAGCGGTGGCTGCGCTCATCGGTGCATCCATTTTCTATGGTGAGTGGCTATCTCTTACAGGAGTATAA
- the murD gene encoding UDP-N-acetylmuramoyl-L-alanine--D-glutamate ligase has product MSAAKMTVSVEELKVLLPELAGRVLVAGAGVSGVGITQLLREMGCAVTVADSNSAQLDKLAQQTGCQIISPADVVSDGFQDYTVVVTSPGWRPDSPLLVAAQSAGLEVIGDVELVYRLDRAEVFGPKRTWMVVTGTNGKTTTTAMLAEIMQHSGARAAAVGNIGVSVADAVSTQPRIDVLVAELSSFQLHWSSTLIPDVGILLNLADDHIDWHGSFAQYAQDKAKVLAAPTAIAGFDNEHVTTEMRRIQRAEDADPIIGFTLGEPAKGMVGVRDGQLFDCAFGDNVVLRSAEGIEPAGPAGLNDALAAAAAARSMGVSAICVEEALSKFEVAGHRGQCVGRHREVVAIDNSKATNPHAADSALAGFSSVVWVAGGQLKGAEIDELIVRHAGRIKAVALLGVDRDVIEDSVRTHIPGIPVLSVSETDPRRAMDEAVAWSVSQAEAGDAIVLAPAAASLDMYTGMGQRGDMFATAIAQHLHD; this is encoded by the coding sequence ATGTCTGCCGCCAAAATGACAGTAAGTGTTGAAGAGCTCAAGGTTTTGCTTCCTGAGTTAGCGGGCCGCGTACTCGTCGCAGGTGCCGGTGTTTCCGGAGTTGGAATCACTCAGCTGCTGCGAGAAATGGGATGTGCTGTCACCGTTGCAGATTCCAATTCTGCGCAGTTGGATAAGCTTGCTCAACAAACTGGTTGTCAGATTATTAGCCCAGCTGATGTGGTTTCGGATGGTTTTCAAGACTACACAGTGGTGGTCACTTCTCCGGGTTGGCGACCTGATTCGCCGCTTCTCGTTGCTGCTCAAAGCGCTGGCCTTGAGGTGATTGGCGATGTTGAGCTGGTGTACCGACTCGATCGCGCCGAGGTATTTGGCCCGAAGCGAACCTGGATGGTGGTTACCGGTACTAACGGCAAAACCACTACAACGGCCATGCTCGCAGAAATCATGCAACATTCTGGTGCGCGTGCTGCTGCCGTCGGCAACATCGGTGTATCGGTTGCAGATGCTGTGAGTACCCAACCACGTATTGATGTGTTAGTTGCGGAGCTGTCGAGTTTTCAGCTGCATTGGTCTTCCACTTTGATCCCTGACGTTGGAATTTTGCTCAATCTTGCTGATGATCACATTGATTGGCACGGTAGTTTCGCCCAATATGCACAGGATAAGGCGAAAGTATTAGCCGCTCCCACTGCAATTGCGGGCTTTGACAACGAACATGTGACGACGGAAATGAGACGCATCCAACGTGCCGAAGATGCTGATCCCATCATCGGATTCACATTAGGCGAGCCAGCTAAAGGCATGGTAGGCGTGCGCGATGGACAACTTTTCGACTGTGCATTTGGCGATAACGTGGTGTTGCGATCTGCTGAAGGAATCGAACCTGCAGGTCCGGCAGGGCTTAACGACGCCCTTGCTGCGGCTGCCGCAGCGCGCTCGATGGGAGTGAGTGCCATATGTGTTGAAGAAGCCCTGTCTAAGTTTGAAGTCGCAGGTCACCGTGGACAATGCGTGGGGCGTCATAGGGAAGTAGTTGCGATTGATAATTCGAAAGCAACGAATCCACATGCTGCTGATAGCGCACTTGCTGGTTTCTCTTCAGTAGTGTGGGTTGCTGGTGGGCAGCTCAAGGGAGCAGAAATCGATGAGCTCATTGTTCGACATGCCGGACGAATCAAAGCAGTAGCGTTGTTGGGCGTTGATCGTGATGTGATAGAAGATTCTGTTCGGACTCATATTCCTGGTATTCCGGTACTGAGCGTTTCTGAGACTGATCCACGTCGCGCAATGGATGAGGCGGTAGCGTGGTCGGTATCCCAAGCAGAGGCAGGCGATGCGATCGTATTGGCTCCTGCAGCAGCTAGTCTTGATATGTACACCGGCATGGGGCAGCGTGGAGACATGTTCGCTACAGCGATTGCACAACATTTACACGACTAA
- a CDS encoding peptidoglycan D,D-transpeptidase FtsI family protein, which translates to MNSSNPDRFHGRPSWSSRDHSHRFSTTLGAKNQDLKIKREVNARQRSTQDSVVSHHRFRVFRLLVVLVAAILIARLGWVQLVWGPDLSEKASAQRTRVFVDAARRGEIYDNTGQLLAYTMQARSLTASPKQLRKELEYTAKIELQDEKEYSSWDENQRKKKIEDKVDSYLEEYSNEIPKIIKDSEASANDIKSKDILKKLKADTSYEVLVRNVDPDVAENIAQKFHGIAADLQQIRQYPNGAVAENVIGKISQDGQGQFGFESSNNSVLSGIDGRKTLDVAASGEVIPGSLRDEVPATNGANVTLTLDLDMQTYVQQQLEQAVSNSGAQSASAVVLDVKTGKVLTMANSGTINPNGDIEKQLKDNKSFENTTISSPFEPGSVAKIITAAGVIEDGKSTPDEVLQVPGSIEMSGVNVRDAWEHGTVGYTTTGIFGKSSNVGTLMLAQRLGEQRFNDLLHRFGIGQNTGIELPVESQGLLPDISQWSGGTFANLPIGQGMSVTLLQMAGIYQALANDGQRIEPRIIEKVVDSSGNEVEQQPPAETRVVSAQTARTVVDMFRGVVQKDPTGINSGTGAGAAVDGYQVSGKTGTAQQVDPNTGAYSNSNYWITFAGIAPADNPRFVVALMLDKPHRGVHGEGGQSAAPLFHDIASWILDRDNVPLSPPMEGQLVLQAQ; encoded by the coding sequence GTGAATTCGAGCAACCCTGATCGATTCCACGGTAGACCTTCGTGGTCGAGTCGGGACCATTCGCATCGGTTCTCCACGACTCTAGGTGCGAAAAATCAGGATCTGAAAATTAAGCGCGAGGTCAATGCCCGGCAGCGTAGTACTCAAGACTCCGTAGTATCGCATCATCGATTTAGAGTTTTTCGTTTACTAGTTGTGCTGGTAGCGGCCATACTTATCGCGCGCCTTGGTTGGGTACAACTCGTTTGGGGACCGGATCTTTCAGAAAAAGCATCTGCACAGCGCACTCGAGTATTTGTCGATGCTGCACGTCGTGGCGAGATTTATGACAACACGGGCCAATTGTTGGCATATACAATGCAAGCTCGATCGCTGACGGCGTCGCCAAAGCAATTGCGCAAAGAGCTTGAATACACTGCCAAGATCGAGCTGCAGGACGAAAAAGAGTATTCCAGTTGGGATGAAAATCAGAGGAAGAAAAAGATTGAAGACAAGGTAGATAGCTACCTAGAAGAGTATTCAAACGAAATTCCGAAGATCATCAAAGACTCGGAAGCATCTGCTAACGACATCAAGTCAAAAGATATTCTGAAAAAACTAAAAGCTGATACTAGCTATGAGGTTTTAGTACGAAACGTTGACCCAGATGTTGCCGAAAATATTGCGCAGAAATTTCATGGTATCGCTGCCGATCTCCAACAGATCCGTCAGTACCCGAATGGTGCTGTCGCGGAAAACGTGATTGGCAAGATTAGTCAAGATGGACAAGGCCAGTTTGGTTTCGAGTCATCGAATAATTCTGTGCTTTCGGGGATTGACGGACGCAAAACTCTTGATGTCGCTGCGAGTGGAGAAGTAATCCCAGGTTCGCTACGCGATGAAGTCCCCGCAACTAACGGGGCCAATGTCACTTTGACGTTAGACCTAGACATGCAGACCTATGTGCAGCAGCAATTGGAACAAGCAGTGTCCAATTCCGGTGCCCAAAGTGCCTCTGCAGTAGTGCTAGATGTGAAAACCGGAAAAGTTCTTACCATGGCAAATTCCGGAACGATCAACCCAAATGGTGATATTGAAAAGCAGCTCAAAGACAATAAGTCTTTTGAAAACACCACCATTTCTTCACCATTTGAGCCTGGGTCTGTTGCCAAGATCATTACCGCTGCGGGAGTTATTGAAGACGGCAAATCAACCCCAGATGAAGTTTTGCAAGTACCTGGCAGCATCGAGATGTCGGGCGTAAACGTGCGGGACGCGTGGGAGCATGGAACAGTTGGGTATACCACAACTGGCATCTTCGGTAAGTCCTCGAACGTCGGTACTCTTATGCTCGCGCAGCGATTAGGAGAGCAACGATTTAACGATCTTCTTCATCGCTTTGGAATCGGACAAAATACAGGTATCGAACTTCCCGTAGAGTCACAGGGCCTCCTACCCGACATTTCCCAGTGGTCTGGCGGAACCTTTGCAAACCTCCCTATTGGACAGGGCATGTCTGTGACGCTGCTCCAAATGGCAGGTATTTACCAAGCTTTGGCCAATGATGGGCAGCGAATCGAACCACGCATTATTGAAAAAGTAGTGGATTCCTCTGGAAACGAAGTCGAACAACAGCCGCCTGCAGAAACCCGAGTCGTGTCTGCTCAAACCGCGCGTACTGTTGTTGATATGTTCCGTGGTGTAGTGCAAAAAGATCCCACTGGAATCAATAGTGGTACTGGCGCAGGTGCAGCTGTTGATGGCTATCAAGTCAGTGGTAAAACCGGCACTGCTCAGCAAGTAGATCCCAACACGGGTGCTTATTCGAATTCGAATTACTGGATTACTTTTGCGGGAATTGCCCCAGCGGATAATCCGCGATTTGTAGTAGCGCTTATGCTCGACAAGCCTCATCGCGGTGTCCATGGCGAAGGAGGTCAATCGGCTGCGCCATTGTTCCACGATATCGCATCGTGGATCCTTGATCGTGATAATGTTCCACTTTCGCCACCAATGGAGGGACAACTTGTGTTGCAGGCTCAATAA
- a CDS encoding IS110 family transposase: MTYDYVIGMDACKYFHHACVLDIDGTQVLSKRINQNEQSLRALFSAFSAYDHKVLVVVDQPNNIGRLTVAVAQDIGIDVRYLPGLAMRQLSRIHAGNAKTDIRDAYIIAHAAKNLPESLRSVDRVEEAFLQLKVLNGIDEDLARSYTRLINQIRSALVGCYPQFEQALRGQIIHRKWVLHLLARYGGPTKIKRLGKAKAAAFARRYKARNPEPVLDAIFAAISEQTVTIAGAHYAEMGVAMSAKDALLKLEHRQQIEKEVIELINDIPHTQFLLSMPGIGPKTAAQILMTAGDMSDFPSAGHLASYAGLSPRTNQSGTSIMSNSLNRAGNKKLKNALWQSSFASIRFHERSRQFYERKRREGKRHNAAVVALARRRLNVLYAMMRNHEHYHDPAPSQEDLAA, from the coding sequence ATGACCTACGACTATGTCATCGGCATGGACGCCTGCAAATACTTTCACCACGCTTGCGTCTTAGATATCGACGGCACCCAGGTGCTATCTAAGCGCATCAATCAAAATGAACAATCCCTGCGCGCACTGTTTTCAGCGTTCAGCGCATACGACCACAAGGTCCTTGTCGTCGTGGACCAGCCCAATAACATTGGGCGACTAACTGTCGCAGTTGCCCAAGATATCGGAATCGACGTGCGCTACCTTCCAGGTTTGGCTATGCGTCAACTCTCACGCATCCACGCTGGTAATGCCAAAACTGATATCCGGGATGCATATATCATCGCCCACGCTGCAAAGAACCTTCCGGAATCCCTCCGCAGTGTCGACCGCGTCGAAGAAGCCTTCCTCCAGTTGAAAGTCCTCAACGGCATCGACGAAGACTTAGCGCGCTCCTACACCAGGCTCATCAATCAGATTCGAAGTGCATTAGTTGGCTGTTACCCGCAATTCGAACAAGCCCTTCGCGGCCAGATAATCCACCGCAAGTGGGTTCTGCACCTACTTGCACGCTACGGCGGGCCCACCAAAATAAAGCGCTTAGGTAAGGCCAAGGCAGCCGCCTTTGCTCGACGATATAAGGCACGAAATCCCGAACCTGTCCTCGATGCCATATTCGCTGCCATCTCTGAGCAAACAGTCACTATTGCAGGTGCACACTATGCCGAAATGGGCGTAGCAATGTCGGCGAAGGACGCACTTTTAAAGCTCGAGCACCGCCAACAAATCGAAAAGGAAGTCATCGAGCTCATCAACGACATCCCCCACACCCAATTCCTGCTATCCATGCCGGGAATCGGGCCAAAGACAGCTGCCCAAATTCTCATGACCGCGGGCGATATGTCCGACTTTCCGTCAGCTGGGCACCTAGCCTCCTACGCTGGCTTATCGCCCCGAACGAATCAGTCCGGAACCTCAATCATGTCGAACTCACTGAACCGAGCCGGCAATAAAAAATTAAAGAACGCCCTATGGCAATCATCTTTTGCATCCATCAGATTCCACGAGCGTTCCCGGCAATTCTATGAACGAAAGCGCCGTGAAGGCAAAAGGCACAACGCCGCAGTAGTAGCACTAGCCCGCAGACGACTCAACGTCCTCTACGCCATGATGCGCAACCACGAGCACTACCACGATCCCGCACCATCACAGGAAGACCTAGCAGCCTAG
- the mraZ gene encoding division/cell wall cluster transcriptional repressor MraZ, whose amino-acid sequence MFLGTYTPKLDDKGRLTLPAKFREELAGGLMVTKGQDHSLAVYPREEFAARARKAAAVSRTNPEARAFIRNLAASADEQRPDGQGRITLSAAHRTYAGLSKECVVIGSVDFLEIWDAAAWAAYQEETEAAFSSAEGEFLGDFL is encoded by the coding sequence ATGTTTTTGGGTACCTACACCCCCAAGCTTGATGACAAAGGTCGTCTCACTCTTCCAGCGAAATTTCGTGAGGAATTAGCTGGAGGGTTAATGGTTACGAAGGGTCAAGATCATTCGTTAGCTGTATACCCTCGCGAAGAGTTTGCTGCACGGGCTCGGAAAGCTGCTGCTGTGTCAAGGACTAATCCTGAGGCACGAGCCTTTATTCGTAATCTCGCGGCGAGTGCAGACGAACAGCGTCCCGATGGGCAAGGAAGAATCACTCTTTCTGCCGCGCATCGTACGTACGCAGGCTTGTCTAAAGAGTGTGTGGTGATTGGTTCTGTGGACTTTCTAGAGATTTGGGATGCGGCTGCTTGGGCTGCATACCAAGAGGAAACAGAGGCTGCTTTCTCTTCTGCGGAAGGTGAGTTCCTCGGTGATTTCCTTTAA
- a CDS encoding UDP-N-acetylmuramoyl-L-alanyl-D-glutamate--2,6-diaminopimelate ligase, producing the protein MPTQSPHSCTLERLTELAGGRLVGETTAGATEISAIGLDSSQLPADAIFAALPGTKTHGAHYASQGKAAAALAVLSDHEGTQILVDSGEKRPIIEVDDVRRVLGILSAEIYGHPSHEMTIIGVTGTSGKTTTSYILERGLMAAGLHVGLIGTTGTRINGRKVPTKLTTPEAPTLQQLFSQMKAEGVSHVVMEVSSHALALGRVTGTRFSAAGFTNLSQDHLDFHPTMQEYFEAKALFFDPASPIHAEKSVVCVNDLWGKNMAERAGADAITVCAEQEAAVHQADYWVSNIDVNPVGAQSFIVHHGAQSTDVHLPLPGGFNIANTVVALALAESVGVDKDAFIRGIADVAVPGRMERIDRGQEFLAVVDYAHKPAAVAAVIDTVRDQVPGRIAVVVGAGGDRDSGKRPIMGAEAARRADLVIVTDDNPRSEDPAKIREAVLEGAHGVAGSADIREIGDRREAIRTAVQWAQPGDAVIVAGKGHEVGQLINGVDHHFDDREEVAAALHDQGFDLD; encoded by the coding sequence TTGCCTACTCAATCTCCGCATTCATGTACTCTCGAACGTCTTACTGAACTTGCTGGTGGACGTCTAGTGGGAGAAACTACAGCGGGTGCAACAGAGATTTCGGCGATTGGACTGGATTCATCGCAGCTACCAGCCGACGCAATCTTTGCTGCACTTCCAGGCACCAAAACTCATGGAGCTCACTACGCTAGCCAAGGGAAAGCAGCGGCAGCACTAGCTGTATTAAGCGATCACGAGGGAACCCAAATACTTGTGGATTCCGGTGAGAAACGTCCCATTATCGAGGTAGATGATGTTCGCAGAGTCCTAGGAATACTCAGTGCGGAGATTTATGGGCACCCTTCTCACGAAATGACCATCATTGGTGTGACCGGAACCAGCGGTAAAACCACGACGAGTTATATCCTTGAGCGCGGTTTGATGGCAGCCGGCTTACACGTCGGGTTGATCGGCACTACTGGAACTCGTATCAATGGACGAAAAGTCCCTACTAAATTGACAACCCCTGAAGCTCCCACGCTGCAGCAGCTATTTAGTCAAATGAAGGCAGAAGGCGTAAGCCACGTGGTGATGGAAGTATCTAGCCATGCGCTGGCGTTGGGGCGTGTAACAGGGACGCGGTTTAGTGCAGCTGGCTTTACCAACCTGTCACAGGATCACCTTGATTTTCATCCTACGATGCAAGAGTATTTCGAGGCTAAAGCGCTGTTCTTTGACCCAGCTTCGCCGATACACGCTGAAAAGTCTGTTGTGTGCGTAAACGATCTCTGGGGCAAAAACATGGCTGAGCGTGCTGGAGCAGACGCCATCACTGTGTGCGCTGAACAAGAGGCAGCTGTCCACCAAGCTGATTACTGGGTAAGCAATATCGACGTTAACCCTGTCGGCGCGCAGTCATTTATCGTGCATCATGGCGCACAGTCAACGGATGTGCATTTGCCACTGCCTGGCGGCTTTAATATTGCGAATACAGTCGTTGCGCTGGCTTTGGCAGAATCCGTGGGTGTTGATAAAGACGCCTTTATTCGTGGCATTGCCGACGTTGCAGTTCCAGGACGTATGGAGCGCATCGATCGAGGTCAAGAGTTCCTTGCTGTCGTGGACTATGCCCATAAACCAGCAGCCGTAGCTGCAGTTATAGATACGGTCCGTGACCAAGTTCCAGGACGGATTGCGGTCGTCGTAGGAGCAGGCGGCGATCGTGATTCCGGCAAACGGCCAATTATGGGCGCCGAAGCAGCGCGTCGAGCAGATTTGGTCATTGTGACTGACGATAACCCTAGGTCGGAGGATCCTGCGAAAATTCGTGAGGCAGTATTAGAAGGCGCCCATGGTGTTGCAGGATCAGCAGATATTCGTGAAATCGGAGATCGTAGGGAAGCAATTCGTACTGCAGTGCAATGGGCTCAGCCCGGCGACGCCGTCATCGTTGCTGGAAAAGGCCATGAAGTTGGTCAGCTCATTAACGGAGTCGATCATCACTTCGATGATCGTGAGGAAGTAGCAGCTGCTCTGCATGATCAAGGGTTCGACCTCGATTAA